A region from the Chloroflexota bacterium genome encodes:
- a CDS encoding ComF family protein, translated as MALADALAHPLSQMVRALAWPIDLIIPVPLSNKRMRERGYNQADLLAKPLAWDLQIDHSSKVLLRDRDTRSQVGLTRVQRRDNVQNAFQALPERVFGKKILLVDDVATSGSTLNACADALLQGGANAVYGLTLARAVLSSKP; from the coding sequence ATGGCGTTGGCTGATGCTTTAGCACACCCATTAAGCCAGATGGTTCGGGCGTTAGCCTGGCCAATTGATCTGATAATTCCCGTACCATTGAGTAATAAGCGGATGCGGGAACGTGGCTATAACCAGGCAGATTTGCTGGCAAAACCCCTGGCCTGGGACTTGCAGATAGACCATTCCTCAAAAGTTTTGTTACGTGATCGGGATACTCGGTCGCAAGTTGGTCTGACGCGCGTGCAGCGTCGTGATAACGTACAAAATGCTTTTCAAGCATTGCCAGAACGAGTTTTTGGTAAAAAAATTCTATTGGTGGATGATGTTGCCACGAGCGGCTCAACGCTGAATGCCTGTGCAGATGCATTGTTGCAAGGTGGCGCAAATGCCGTTTATGGCTTAACATTGGCTCGTGCGGTATTGTCGTCGAAGCCATGA
- the raiA gene encoding ribosome-associated translation inhibitor RaiA has product MMTLEVNLYARDLKMTDRLEEYVDKKISKLDRYITNIYEARVDLAYVKSARDAGDRYVAQITIRGKGFILRAEERADDIVTAFDMALPKIQRRIKRYKGKHYQQRTESFPVVDEILLGSDMELHDDEALGLEGPEIVRRKHFMVTPMDETEAVEQMELLGHENFFIFMNANSGQINVLYRRRDGKYGIIEPEIA; this is encoded by the coding sequence ATGATGACACTGGAAGTCAATTTATATGCACGTGACCTGAAAATGACAGATCGCTTGGAAGAGTACGTTGATAAAAAAATCTCAAAGTTAGATCGCTATATTACAAATATCTATGAAGCTCGGGTTGATTTGGCCTATGTCAAATCGGCCAGGGACGCTGGGGATCGCTACGTGGCCCAGATTACCATTCGCGGCAAAGGATTTATTTTACGGGCCGAGGAGCGTGCCGATGATATCGTCACCGCCTTTGATATGGCATTGCCGAAAATCCAGCGCCGTATCAAGCGCTATAAAGGCAAGCACTATCAGCAGCGCACAGAGAGTTTTCCCGTGGTGGATGAGATCCTACTTGGCTCCGATATGGAATTGCATGACGATGAGGCTCTGGGGTTGGAAGGCCCGGAAATCGTGCGCCGTAAACATTTTATGGTTACGCCCATGGATGAGACCGAAGCCGTTGAACAAATGGAACTTCTGGGACACGAAAACTTTTTCATATTTATGAATGCGAATTCAGGGCAAATTAATGTGCTTTATCGTCGCCGTGATGGCAAGTATGGCATCATCGAGCCTGAAATTGCTTGA